In the Cerasicoccus sp. TK19100 genome, CAACAGGATAACCGGCTTCTGGCTGGCACGGCAAATGGGTGCATGGAATTCGAACCACCTACCGAAAATAACCTTAATGGCTCATGGAAGCTCTTGGGCGAGGAGAACTCGGGTATTTGGCACATCGCCAAGACATCTCGCGGTCCATTGATTGCAGAGAATGACGGCTTCGGTCTCCTTACCGAAAATCAGCTAAAGACGGTTCTCTCCCTTGGCCATGAAGGCATCTATGCCACCACTATCACCCATAACGATCAGGAGTATATCCTGGCCACACAACGGCGCCAGTTGCATATTTGCCAATGGCAAGGCCAAGAGCTGCTGGTCCGTAAATCAATCGATGCCCCGGGCCCGCTCTGGACGATTGTTAACTTTGAAGATGAGGTCTATCTGGGCTCAGTGGCCAACGGCGTGCTGAGAGTAAGCCAAGAGGCGTTCTTCTCCGATGAGCCTGTATTACTGGATAGCTTTCTGGACAGCCTCACGAATGCGCAATCATGGGGCTACTTCATCAAGCTTGCGCGCGGCGTTGTACTCCTGACTAATTCTGGCCTCCATTACCGGGCCAACAACAGCGACGACTGGCAACGCGTCCCGGGCAGCCCCAAAACATATGGGGCCAATCCGTATGCCGTCAATTTTTACCAAAGCTCAGATTCGAAGCTGTGGATCAGCTACCTAGAGGACAAAGGCTATCAGTTTGCTCAAGTGAACTGGTCGGAAGACTCCCTCCGACCATTAGTGAGCCGCATACCCGTGGAAGGCTTGAAAGAGCTCAACGAAATCCACAGCCTACTTGTCGATGAAGATACTTCGGTTGCTTGGTTTGGCGGCAGTGGTGGGATCGTGCGCGAAAGGAGCGTGGGTAGCAAACCAGACTATTCAGAACGCGCTCCCATCATCACCGACTCCGAAATCGCTGGGCAAAGCACCGGCACTCGCAACGAATTTAAATTCCCGGTAAAGCTGGCCACATTTAACTTTGCGCTACCATACTACGGTGCCAAGGAGGTTTCCTATCGCACACGCATGGCGGGCCAAAGTGACGACTGGAGCCAAGCGACGACCAACACCTTCAAAGAGTTCACAAACTTGGCCGAGGGCGAGTATGCATTCCAGGTCCAGGCCCTACTCGATGGCGTTCCCCTGCCCTCTATCGCGAGTCATTCATTCCGCATCCTCCCCCCTTGGTATCGCACTTGGGGCGCGTTTATTCTTTATCTACTTGGTGCGATTGCCTTGGCCTACTTGCTGGTTTATTTCCGCACCCGCAGCCTGCAACGAGCCAATGTGATGCTGGAAGAAGCCGTCCGCAACCGGACCGTCGAATTGGAAAAAACCAACGTCAGGCTCGCCCAGGCCAATACCGCAAAAAACCGCTTCCTGGCAAATGTCAGCCATGAGATTCGCAACCCCATGAATGGGATCGTGGGCCTGGCGCATCTACTGCTCGAAGATGGCCGGCCAGCCGAAAAGCGGCGACTCACCCACCTGCTCAGTACATCAGAGCACCTGAAGGTGCTGCTTGATGGCTTATTGGATTTTGCCGCAATCGAGAATGGACAGGTCCGCCTGCAAAAGACGACCTTTTCCCTGGAGACGCTCTTGGACGAGCTCGAATCACTACACCAGCGCCTCGCACTAGACAAAGGCATCGAGCTAATCGTTGAAAAACGCTTTGAAAGTTGCCCCGAACTTTATGGAGACGTGGGTAAGCTACGGCAAATCCTCTACAATCTAACCTCCAACGCCATCAAGTTTACCGGCGAAGGCAGCGTCACCGTTCGTGCCTTTACCCAACACGATAAGAGCCACAACAAAACCGAGCTGTATTTCGAAATCGAAGACACCGGCAATGGCATTCGCCCGGAAGACCAAAAGCGCATCTTTGAGCAATTCAATCGGGGCGCGAATACCAATTCGCAAATCAAAGGCATCGGCTTGGGCCTATCCATCGCGGATCGCCTGGCCAAGCTGCTCGACGGAGCCTTGGAGCTAGATACCCAATACGACAATGGGGCGCGCTTCACTCTGCGCCTTCAGTTACCCTTTGCCGACCAGAGCACCTCACCCGAGAACGGGGACGACTCCAGTTGCGCAGAAAGCCTGAAGGGTTTGCAGGCTTTGGTTATTGAAGATGAGTCATATAACCAAATCGTGGTCGAAGGACTACTCAAACGCGAATCCGTAAAAGTGACGCTGGCGAGCTCTGC is a window encoding:
- a CDS encoding ATP-binding protein, producing MSKYVPVAEEIHQDLGEIWNITKIGNTIYGTAQGSIIEYDGKNLTRHNLPNTNRLTSATDQQALYISQNEIGLHILKPGEEMVTITGGKADVARVHSEFISAQGTHIFATFRNGLLELKDDALVPWNHELQELLNGTNCYKSLQLDDGRILIATHQSGVLLISPDGESLGQITEEDGLLSNFVINMFQDMDGSIWIAHEIGLSLLDLLSPYTILNERNGLATNIVYSLEQQDNRLLAGTANGCMEFEPPTENNLNGSWKLLGEENSGIWHIAKTSRGPLIAENDGFGLLTENQLKTVLSLGHEGIYATTITHNDQEYILATQRRQLHICQWQGQELLVRKSIDAPGPLWTIVNFEDEVYLGSVANGVLRVSQEAFFSDEPVLLDSFLDSLTNAQSWGYFIKLARGVVLLTNSGLHYRANNSDDWQRVPGSPKTYGANPYAVNFYQSSDSKLWISYLEDKGYQFAQVNWSEDSLRPLVSRIPVEGLKELNEIHSLLVDEDTSVAWFGGSGGIVRERSVGSKPDYSERAPIITDSEIAGQSTGTRNEFKFPVKLATFNFALPYYGAKEVSYRTRMAGQSDDWSQATTNTFKEFTNLAEGEYAFQVQALLDGVPLPSIASHSFRILPPWYRTWGAFILYLLGAIALAYLLVYFRTRSLQRANVMLEEAVRNRTVELEKTNVRLAQANTAKNRFLANVSHEIRNPMNGIVGLAHLLLEDGRPAEKRRLTHLLSTSEHLKVLLDGLLDFAAIENGQVRLQKTTFSLETLLDELESLHQRLALDKGIELIVEKRFESCPELYGDVGKLRQILYNLTSNAIKFTGEGSVTVRAFTQHDKSHNKTELYFEIEDTGNGIRPEDQKRIFEQFNRGANTNSQIKGIGLGLSIADRLAKLLDGALELDTQYDNGARFTLRLQLPFADQSTSPENGDDSSCAESLKGLQALVIEDESYNQIVVEGLLKRESVKVTLASSAEEGIKEFVKHNWDFVLVDINLPGASGIEFARMVRDAAEKAETPLIAMSAYVADFDREEMIKAGITGFVPKPFTPEELTNAIQAKTQSALPSLTKAKKDKVSLMKYIAGDDANRLKDLQKELHESLQSYCEKLTKAMQSNDLESARLLLHDMAPLIRLTQDDHLIHLTETLHNLVHEGDFKGFEQVFAEFVSECGKLAPEE